In the Telopea speciosissima isolate NSW1024214 ecotype Mountain lineage chromosome 6, Tspe_v1, whole genome shotgun sequence genome, AGCCTCGCAGAAGGAACGAAGGTCTCCGATCATGACCCGCCTCTCTGGGAGAATAGAGACGTGTTGTAGGTCACCCCATAACTCCACATAGGCGGGATCGCGAAACAAGTGTCCATCGAATGCCATGAAATACCTACACAAGAATGGAAAACACAGCCAGGAGTACCTTGGTTAGAGCAAATAATGAGATAATAACCACGATACCTATTCCAGAGCACgagaaaaaataaatccatgaaAGCATACAAATAAACGCAAGTAATGGTGTAGGCTCGAAGTGTCGAATCAAAACAACCAAGGTGTCATGAGTTTTACCCTAACTCATGCCATGGGTTTCCATTTTGGGGTAAATCcaccaaaacccccaaaatagGGCTACAGAGACATGTTGCAATGAGGAAACGACAAACATCAAGGCCATTTAAACCAAACATAAAAGCATTTGAAGGGAGAGGATATAAGGGCATAAGCAAGTAagtaaatgagaaaagaaaccccatagaaaaccctaaaacccagaCATGGGTAggtgaaagaagaagagagaagggggaaaggGTTTGGGATCGAGAAAACTCACCTCGCGTAGCGTGGGGGCAATGCAGCCACCGCCTTGGAACCTTAGAGGTGGGGATTGAAGGTGGAATAGGTCCCTCTTGGTCACCCTTATCTAGGTCTGGTTGAAGAGAGGGTGGAAAATGGGAAAGGAAGAGTCGCAATTCTGTTTTTAAAAAGCTGTTTTCGTCATGGCGGACAATCCATTGTCCGCCATAACTATTAACATAGTCCACCAATCATCGTCTGCCAAAGGAAATTGGGCCATCTATTGTCTGCAAGAGCCGCCAGATCTGGTGGACGATGCATGATCTACTACCCATCGTCCGCCTAGAAAATTTGGGCCAGCTACTGCTTGCATGAGCCGCCAGAGCTGGTGGATGATGCATGATCCACCAGACCACATCGTCCGCCAGGTGCAATCTAGGCAGGGTTTGTCATATTTGGTTGCCCCGTTGGGCGCATGTGCTCTATATACACAATGGACACCTTAAGCATGATTTCATGAATATAGTAGtgcaaaattattatttttttgtgacTATGAATTACTTGATATGTCGAAATGCGTCACTAACAATTGtggttttgtttcctttttccttttcctttcttttaggAGCATAGTTATGGCACGTGGGCGACGTGGATGTGCTCCTAAGGCACCTACACCTGGTCGTGGCTATGACCGGGACATGGTTGGCACTTCCAGCGACCCATCCTCGGGGGCCCCTTGGTACGCTACTGCTCATGACGTGAGCCAAATGGTTGGGGATATGATGAGGGAGTTCTAGGACCAACAAGTGGACCACTTAGAAGAAATGAACCACACCTTCCAACAGTAACAAAGGGAGTTTGCGGACTACTTGACGGGCCGGTATGAGGCCAACGAGAGGGCTCAGGCAGCCGCCTATGTTCCACCCTCTCCACCTCCTACACCGGAGGTGGCGGCTCAACTGGCTCTAGTGTAAGCTGACTTCATCAAGGTCACTGAGAGATTCCAAAAGATGAGGCCTATGGAGTTTAATGGCCTTAACAAAGAACCACTTCACCCGGCCGTGTGGATTCGGGAAATGGAGAAGACCTTCACCATGGTTGGATGCAAGGAGGAGTGTAAGATCCGGTGTGCTGCCTATATGTTGAAAGGTGAGGTGGACGACTGGTGGAGGTCTACGAAGCCTAACTTGCTAGTGGCTCACCCTAATCTCACGTGGGAACAGTTCAAGGATGCATTTTTTGAGAATTACTTTTCGGAGAGCTTTCGAGAGAGAAAGGCAACAGAGTTCACCAAAGTTTCACAAGGGGCCAAGTCAGTTCTCGAATACCAACAAAACTTCAAGGAGTTGTTTCACTTTGCACCCCCTCACCTGAAGACAGATATTGAGAAGGGAAAGAGGTTCGAGAAGGCCCTAAGGCTGGGTATTAGCTCGATTCTGTCATCCCATGGGCCCCAGAACTATGCCAAGATGGGTCAAATAGCCAAGACTATTGAAGACAGGCAAAGGGGTTTATACTATGCTCAGTCTGGACAGACTAAGAGAGTGGCTACAACATCATTTAGCCACGAACCAAGCAAGTTTCCACGGTCACAGTATGCGGGTTATAACCCCACCCCCTTCAGGCGTACGGAAGCAACACAACCCGCACAACCTGCTCAGTCGGCAGCTTCATCCTTACCTACTAGTGGTCCGGTGTGGTGCTACAACTGTAACAGGCATGGACACATCTCTAGGGTTTGCCCTCAACCCAGGCCTGGGGCACCATGACCTAGAGCGCAGCCAGCTACTTCACAGGTGTCTCTTTCCCAGGCAGCCAACAAAGCTCCCGTGCCAAATATGGGGACTAGGGTTCCAGCCCAAGCCTATGTTCTGACCGATGCGGAGGTAGAGGCAACACCCATGGTGTTGACTGGTATTACCCTACTCTTGACTTGTGTGAGACTGTCGCATTGCATCATATCATTTCATACATGCATGGTTGTCTGGTAACAATATAACAGGTACCATCTCTATTGCTTCCACCCCCGCGTACGTACTCTTTGACTCGggggcatcacactctttcGTGTCCTCTTCCTTCGCCAAGAAGTTGGTAATCAGCCAGAAGCCCAGCAAGCGATCAAACCAATCATAGTACATAAAATAGATACATCATTAATGCATGCTAAAATATACTCACCAGACTTGATGCATGAATGTCCTTAATCAATACCGTTCCCCCTTAATAACGAGACTCTAAGTCAGGTCAAGTACTACAGTAACATAGGGAGCATCATCGGCCAATGGTACCATAAATGGATGGCAAATAATGGTGCCATAAATGGATGACAAATAACGGTGTCATAACGGATGGTATTCCGACCATGTCAACCCCATGTTACCTAGGAAACCCGCGAGACCAGACTCGCTCAGCGAGATTAGACTCGCTCAGCGAGATTGTCTGCGAGCCCCCAATACAAACCCTGTCCTAGCGTCACCAAAGTATGGCGATGACTTCACGGTGGGCTACCCCAAAATACGgtcgggacccatgggtttgcccgACACCTACACCCCTATCGAAAGGGTCATAGTATTGGGTTCATCCCCTCCTAGCCAACTGACCACTATAGAATGCAATGATAATGATTACAATTCTACACATTGCAAGTGTAATCCAGAAATTGAGTTCGTAGTGCCTAATTCGGTGGTCACTACCTTCTCATTTTCTGGCTTACACCCATACCAAAGTAACAATACGACGGGTGTGTTATAGAGATAACGGTCGTCCGTTCACACCTGAATCAATTCCACAATCTAGCAAAATAAAGAATTATAACTAAGCATCTTATATTCTATACCCCCCCCCATAATAGCGTGATCAATTTGTAAAGTCCATCACTATTCATACATGAATAATCCTGCCCCCATTCATTACACATAACACAGGAGAGATAGTTATGCTCATGATGCCTAATTAATTCAACATGCATAACTAAAtggatgcctaatgagaaacactccataaaatagttcaagtgttcaatcCACTCATCGAGTACCATGCGTAGGGGAAATGAGGACCTCCGTGCAATGTACGTCCCACCCTCACGCGTACATTAGCCTATCATACCATAATAACAAGGTGTAAAGTGTGAGAGGTGGCCCCAACAAGGTCCCGAGGCTGGAACAAACCAAAACAGAGCATTCTGGCCTTGCCGAATGATGCACTGTGATGTCTGGCGGATCATGCATCATCCGCCACTGCATCATCCGCCAGAGTCCAAGAGAGTTTTCTTTAGTGCCAATGGCTCCCAAATTGGGGCCAGAGTTTAGGGGCTCATTAGGGATAGTAAGGGGGGTACTGAGGGATCCAAATGAAGCCATTAGATCAGTAGTTACGACTCCGGTTTGTGCTCAATAGGTTGGAGCTTTATTCAAGCTCCCAACATCCATGGAAGTGGTATCCATTGGAGGTTTCCAAGCTATCTAAGCTAATAGCTAAGGGATTGGCCCCTCCTTGAGCATTAATTGGCTCAAACATGTAGTAATTAGTGGGCTAGGTCTTTAGAAATGAAAACCCCCTTGATAGGAGCATGGATTGGGCACTCCTACAAGGATTCCCCATAGATTTTCATAGAAACAAGGTCGAAGAGATGGCATACAATGAGTTCTAGGTAAGAGCAGCAAGGAGAGAAGTCCCTAAGCTAAGCTTGAGCTCCAAAATAGCCTATCTACGGACTCCTACTCCATTGGTGAGTGATGGGCTGGTTGGGGAAGGAGGTGAGCTCAAGAATGACTCCAATGGGGATGGAGGCCTCcctgtctatctctttctcctcttttcttcctccttctctcacaaAAGCTTGccctccacgtttttggctctcTCTCAAGGGCTGAAGATGAGTGGAAATGAAGGAGAATAGGGTTTGCTTGGTTTATATAAGTGGTCTAACTCTTGTTTGGCTTGGGGTTGAGTTTGAGACTCAAAAATGGGTTTGCCTTTAAGGTGTAGCCCAAGTGGTCCAAAGGTTCATGATTAGTAGCCCATGGTGAACCTTGGGGTCCCAAATACCTAGGCTCAGCCCTTGGCTAAGCCTTGGGTTAAGGCAATGGTGAACCAAGCAAACAACAACCTCACAAAGATAATCTCGCAACCTGGCGGCTCATGCATGATCCGCCATTTCCTTGCTGCATGATCCGCCAGTCCCAGACTTGGCAGTTCAGGCCCCCAATATGCCTAGGCTTCTAAGGTGGGTCCCGATCACTGAGGGGATATTAAGGGTCACACCTATGGGTCGGCACACCATTTACCCAAGGGGTATAATTGGGACTTGACAAGGAGAACGGTACGTACCTTCATCCCTCATTTGGGAAGGGTGGTCCCAGGGGAAGGTTGATGTACGCGGAGTCATCAACGAACCTTCCTAGATCCCTATCGAGAAACCACTCATCGACTGGCTCGCCACTCGACATGTCAAAGATCTTAAAGGTCGGCTTCATTATAATGTTCCAGAGGCCACCAACATAATAGAGTTCCACCCCTACACAAAGGTTTAAGTTAGTTATGACTTGGTTACGGGCGTAACAATCTCCCCTCATTATCAAAAATTTTgccctcgaaatttgacgtacctgaTAGTCCAAATAGTTCCGAATGTTTCGCCCTCAGCTCACTCTCAAGCTCCCAGGATGCCTCCTGATCATCATGATTACTCCAGCGCACCCGAACATACAGGATTGAGCGATTCCGAAGGTTATACTCTTTTCGGTCCAATATTGCCACAGCTCGGTCGTCGTACGTCAAGTCATCGTTTACCTTCGGTAGCTCCTGGGAGCGTACATGAGATAGGTCTGGAATATATTTCTTCAGCATGGACACGTGGAATACATCATGTACCCCAACCAATGTAGGAGGTAGGGCCAGCCTATATGCCACCTGTCCAACATGAGCCAAGATCTCAAATGGCCCAATGTATCGTGGGCATAGCTTCCCTTTCTTCCCAAACCTCATCACCCCTTTAGGTGAAACTTAGAGGAACACTTTCTCCCCTTCCTCAAACTCGAGGTCCTTCTGCCTAACATCAGCATAACTCTTTTGCCTTGCCTAAGTGGCCCTCAACCGCTCCCGAATCTGGTCTACCACCTTGATTTTCTCCTGAATCAGATCCGGCCCTAACATGCATCGCTCACCCACTTCACCCCAATATAATGGTGTCCTACACTTCCTCCCATACTGGGCCTCGAAATGTGCCATGCCAAAGGATGTCTGAtggctattgttgtatgcaaattcgaCCAGAGAAATGTTCTCATCCCAACTCCCCTTCATATCGATAGCACATGCCctaagcatgtcttccaatgtctggATGGTACGCTTCGACTGCCCGTCGGTTTGAGGATGAAAAGCAGTGCTAAAGTACAATAAGGAGCCCATAGCTTTTTGAAACCCACTCCAAAACTTCAAAGTGAACCTTGGGTCCCAATCTGAAACGATGCTAACCGGCACGCCATGTAAATGAACTACATTGTTAATGTAAAGCTTGGCCAGCCAGTCCATGCTATAAGTCAACTTTATGGGGATGAAGCATGCAGCCTTGGTCAATCTATCCACAATGACCCAAATAGAATCTACCCCTCTAGGAGTATGGGGCAACCCAatgacaaaatccatagtgatgtTATCCCATTTCCAATCCTAGATAGGCATCGACTGTAGTAGCCTATGGGGTCGCTTCCGTTCCGCCTTTACCTGCTGGCAAGTTAGGCACTAAGAGACGCAGACTGCTACGTCAATCTTCATACCGTACCACCAATATCTCTatttcaaatccttgtacattttgGTGCTACCAGGATGTACTGTTTACGGTGAGAGGTGGGCCTCGCTCAATACCTCCTTCTTCAATTCGTCATCATTGGGTATGCAAATCCTTCCCCGAAACCTCAGAATGCCATCCTCGGACATGGTGAAGTTTGCATCGGGGTTATGCTCACCCAGTGCCTTTCTTATCAACCCCTGAAATTCTAGGTCATTTGGTTGAGCCTCCTTAACCCTTTTGAGCAAGGACGATTGCATGGTGAGAGCCGCCAAGGATACCATCGCCTCGTCGATCATCCCCTACTCAATCATGGTGGCCACAGAGACTGATTCTCCCTCTGTCAGTACCTCCTAACTttattcccatccaccagtaatacttcttcaaatctttgtacatctttgtacttccagggtggattgtgtagggtgagttgttcacctctttaagaattcagtcttggacgtcaaagtcatcaggcacgcacagtctatctcgaaacctcaatgcaccatcatgggccaaggaaaaatccgggtccttatggacaccatGTTGttcttcccaaattatcttggccagctcaggatctaatggttgctttgcaattactTCTTCTTATATCGATGGTTGTAGGTTCATAgttgctaattgcatagccgttccttcgatcacgagttccaagtcaaatttttgagcttcctctaCCAGTTGTTCACTTACGACTAAGGATGCGAGGGTTGCAGTCtaagattttttgcttaatgcatccgaacaacgttggccttaccaaggtggtactagatttcacaatcgtagcctttcaccaattccaaccatcgcctctgtctcatattcaactccttttgggtgaagaaatacttcagacttttgtgctcgccgaagatctcactcttttcaccatataggtaatgctaCCATATTATTAACGCAAAagctaccgctgccaactctaagtcgtgagtggggtagttcttctcatgttccttcaattgtttGGAGGCGTAGGTGACAACTTCCTTtctgcatcaagacgccacccaattATGTCCTAGATGCATctgtatataccaccattccttcgGTGCCGTCTGGAATGGTCAGGACCGGAGTTGTTACCAAACGGTTCTTCaaatcttgaaaacttttctcacatgcttcattccattaaaatttggctcccttccttgtaagttttgtcattggtaccaaaatccatgagaaattctcaataaatcgtcggtaatatccggccagtcctaagaaacttcgaatctcagttGCATTCTTCAGGGTTTTCCATTCAAGAACCTCTTTCACAtttcctgggtctactttgatgctgTCTTTGGTGAtaatgtgtcccaggaatccaattttgtgaagccaaaattcacatttattgAATTTGGCgaaaagctggtgttctcgcaatcgctgcaacatgaaagtaaggcgtcgcgcgtgttcttcctcatccttagagtatatcaggatgtcatcaatgaatactATGATGAATTTATCTAGCACATCAtgaaatactctattcatcatgtccatgaatgctgccgaggcgttggttaatccaaacgacaaaaccaaaaatttatAATGCCCGTATCGAGTTCGTAACgctgtcttatggatatcaccgttcttgatcttcaatagatggtatcccgacctaaatcaattttggagaaaactcgtgCTCCTTGtaattgatcgaataggtcatcgatacgcgacagcggatatcgattcttgatggtcagcttattcaactcgtggtagtcgatacacagcctcatacttccatctttcttcttaacaaacagcatgggtgatccccagggtgatacactgggtcgtataaatcgtttcttcaacaagtcttgaagttgaacctgcaactcttttagttcaattggcgccatccggtatggtgccttgaataccggtgctgcaccaggaatcagatcaatcgcgaaTTCTATATcacggtcaggcggtagctgcgccagatcttctagaaaggcctcaggaaattctctgatgacttctagttcctccaatggttttatctttgcctccgtgtctattactgtggccaaaaagccttggcatccatcgtcaagTAACTTTCACTCCTGGAGGgctgacaaagttattctcctggatttcttcttcggttcactttgataggtgaacattaacccatctttcaagttgaaccttatcctcttctccgcacacaagacgtttgcaccataggtggatagccaatccatgcctaggattacatcaaaatcatttatatccatctttatcaatcgtgcggttagtttcttcccacaaatttcaatctaacaagggtcatagaccttcttcaagctcacgacactccctgtcggcgtgctgactactagttcgtgcccgatgtctcttggttgatctttaatcttactcgcaaaggttgaggagatgaaagagtgggttgtgcccgagtcaaataatactcacgtgggtatggttgagacattgagggtacctaaggtttgtaggtagtttaggttacatgaagtaagccatttagtccctataagttagtagtgttcagaaacTTACCTGTTAAGACTTTGggattcgcctcagcttcttcattcgtcatcggaaacacctttcctcgcatccGATTATCCCGTGGCTGGAGagacctagcgtagggctgattctgcaagttgttgctgtacccacgcGTTTTACAATCTCttgccatatgcccttccttattgcactggtaacacttgAAGGGTGGGGCAATAGGtattgaggcttggctcacttgacttgttgctggtcgggttGGCAAAGCTGCTGTTGTCACTTGGCTCATCGCTGGTTGAGTAGTTCGATTAAATGTGGGGCGGAAAGGATTCTAACCCATGTTCGGCCAACAATACAGAGTCAAGACGGAGCCTGAATTGGTTCtgcggtaaactttatttggccaggcataggtctggaaattgtttgacCTTTTGCCCATGGACGATGTCACagctttccctttctctttcttcttaaatctatcttccatggttttcgccttgtcgaccatctgagcataatccctaatgtccatgattaacaacactgatccgatctcagtcttgagtcctttctcaaatttcttcaccttactaacttctcctttcaaatgctttggagcaaaatggaataagtcctcaaatcgctgttgataatcTAGTACCGACTTAGTTCCTTGAACtagtgcgatgaattctgcttctttcctatccctaaaactctctgggaagtagttcttgaagaaaacttctttaaactgctcccacgtgggatttgggtaagtggcttccaaattaggcctagttgccttccaccaagcttcggcttcattctgcaactgataacccgcacatataatcttttgtgcatccgtgcactcaagtacttcaaatgccttttctagggcactaatccatcgtTCCGACTGCATTGGTTCTGAAGTTATTTTgaaaaatgcaggcggttgaagtatcttaaatctttccataatcttggcggtagagttctcctctagatgttgaggcacaggtggtggaaatagtgcaggtcggttgggtggtggtggtggtgcagcgcgctcgtgcatcatggttgcaaactgtgtagacatctgaccaagcaattcttgttgttgttgcatggtctgcatcattgTAGTCATATATGCAGTCATGTCACCAACTGCCATATTTGGTTAAGGTGCAGCAGTAGTGGCTTGTGCAGCTGTGGGTGCTTCTGACGAAGTAGCCGATGCcccagaattttgagcctcagttctaTTAGGCAGCTCAACTTCTGGTACAACTCGAGGatgtttacctttacgacctccacgtgaacttctagtgttgaccattgtggcttctctAAAAAGATGGGCAtgtttaatattccaatatccTTCATAAAGGTCAACAGTTATTTCttagctagagcaggtacaacCCTAgcccacagttccaatgagttttcttgagtcgcaccagtaaggtggattattagatattTGGTCTTGGTTTATAGTGAGATGTTTAATTTGCTTcatgttttgtttctctttcttaagtaTTTTATGTATTGGTATGCTATGCATGATACTACATGAAAAGCTTCAAGtttttatataaaagacttttaattaattacctgatctagcaagCGAGCATCTCCAACTTCCTTcctgtcacaaactccatcgcaagcagaaattctatgtcggctcttacctcttcagctaaggacataaAATAGTCTTGCTCTTCCGGTCCATTAATGGCAACGAGCtaagtaaaagtccagtcgattctcagctcggggtagtactagtcgtatccgtctcagtctctctcgtagatgtctaatatagatcatgatgctggggtttCCAGCCTGGTCaaggtaatgggtcctgtcatgGAAAATGATTCTAAtcatcaggtcatacttaattagaatAATTAAGTACAAATCTATTGAAATTGAATAACTAAAGATCGATGAaactaattcttgggttggcttgaGGTACCTTAACATctaggtgtttgatttactaggaaccctattaggtcctattcccAGCTATCCTAGACTTTAgttaggatgagatctacgctccccATACTTACTAAacccttattacaacatacctacataactaagttctgtttgcatagcaacactccaatcagtttgtacatcacagtATTCAAGCATGTAGCAGTTAGGTAGTACTCATCATAACCTGTAATTATGCATACACGTACattcatatttatataaatatattaagtacttagtttaattatatccacaaaATGTTCCTAGTCCCTATATGTTCTACTAAAACCACATGTAGAAATTTCACCCTTTTTTACCCTAACAAGACTAGGTTGGTTGCCCTCTTAGGTCATTTggatattattattaattttttttttacattaataaaaatctgtattttagtGTTGTCTAAGGTCACTTTAGGTATTCCCAAAGGTTCCACAAGCTAAAACTCAAAAACCAGCAAGAttccctcactgggcgatgtctctgggcattgccccatcgcccaatgccatcgcctagagaatcggggctcaggCTTTTTATATCCAAGAGGGcccattttcattttaactTTTTCTAACCTCTCCCTTTCACCTAGGAAAAGTTTTTGGAGAATAGTGGGActcattccacaccaaatccttgcaCTTCCACGTGTTTTTGGCAAACCttcacgtgcctaggtaagatttctttACGTTTTCCCTATTTTAACTCTTCCTTTTACTTCCTTAatgttttggctagggtttggCCAAACTTTCTTTCCCTAACTATattatttccttctctttttgtagaaaatgtctacaagccaccgTACAGCTAGGaaatcagtagcccagaagCGGCTACGGGTTGAGTTAGAGGATTCTTCGGCATCCTcagtacctccttcatctcCTAGTGATGATTCTTCTTCAGAGGAACCCAACTTTGATCATTTCCTCTTCCCTAGGTATGAACATTCTAAGGAGTGGGAAAATTTTAAAGacctaaagattgtgaatggctaggtggtacgggtagaggacttccaccagtacaacCTTTATGCcagattcaatgccctaggttgggcatcgatgttgtctcctaccgagccttgttagcccaacttggttcggtacttttactgcaacttTATGCTATCTAGGGCACAAGAATTTGCACTATtgagtagggtaaagggagtggatattaggttgaccacaGCCCTAATAGCAGAGATTTTGAGCTTACCTGACATaggagagaggtgttactaccAGCCTCGAATGGACATCTCGGATAtattctctttggagaccaggaggatggtcttcagaGCACTGACAGGATCATAGAACACACCCACATTTGAGATTTCTTACAAACCCAGTGCCTGTGTCATTAGCAGATGTGTGacttacaacatctaccctaaaggcggtaacaagggtagcatatccatgatgagggcatacattACTTATTGCCTCTTaggagctggtcaggggggtccagtcatcaacctcccatatcttttacttcaggtgatgctttaccatgctaggaacccagctgatgggaaccttccttatgggaaattCCTTACTCCGATCTTCCattact is a window encoding:
- the LOC122665424 gene encoding uncharacterized protein LOC122665424 — encoded protein: MEKTFTMVGCKEECKIRCAAYMLKGEVDDWWRSTKPNLLVAHPNLTWEQFKDAFFENYFSESFRERKATEFTKVSQGAKSVLEYQQNFKELFHFAPPHLKTDIEKGKRFEKALRLGISSILSSHGPQNYAKMGQIAKTIEDRQRGLYYAQSGQTKRVATTSFSHEPSKFPRSQYAGYNPTPFRRTEATQPAQPAQSAASSLPTSGPVWCYNCNRHGHISRVCPQPRPGAP